The Candidatus Kryptonium sp. genome contains a region encoding:
- the murQ gene encoding N-acetylmuramic acid 6-phosphate etherase — protein sequence MAKSGKELFDELLNLTTEQRNPASMEIDSKSTIEILKIINDEDKKVPYAVEKEIPYIAQAVELVVQAFKQGGRLIYVGAGTSGRLGILDAAECPPTFGTDPEMVQGIIAGGPEAVFRAQEGAEDREEDGARDIEAKNVNEKDVVCGIAASRRTPYVVGAVRRAKELGAKTIFITTNPRNQFNYPFVDVAICPEVGPEVIMGSTRMKSGTAQKLILNMISTTAMIRLGKVYENLMVDLQMTSEKLKERAKRVVMIVTGVDYETAERYLKEAGGHAKTAIVMIKTGCSAQEARERLRKADGFVRAAIEGKTLIKI from the coding sequence ATGGCAAAATCCGGCAAAGAGCTATTTGATGAACTTTTAAATTTAACAACCGAGCAAAGAAATCCTGCAAGCATGGAAATTGATTCAAAGTCAACTATTGAGATTTTAAAAATCATCAACGACGAAGATAAAAAAGTTCCCTATGCCGTTGAGAAAGAGATACCTTATATCGCACAAGCAGTTGAACTTGTCGTCCAAGCATTTAAACAAGGCGGAAGATTAATTTATGTTGGCGCTGGAACAAGTGGACGGCTCGGAATTTTGGACGCAGCCGAGTGTCCACCGACATTCGGTACAGATCCTGAAATGGTTCAAGGTATAATTGCTGGAGGTCCGGAAGCTGTTTTCAGAGCTCAGGAAGGAGCAGAGGATAGAGAAGAAGATGGAGCAAGGGACATAGAAGCAAAAAATGTTAACGAGAAAGATGTCGTCTGTGGAATAGCAGCAAGCCGAAGAACCCCATATGTCGTTGGAGCGGTTAGAAGAGCAAAAGAACTCGGTGCAAAAACAATTTTCATAACAACAAATCCACGAAATCAATTTAACTATCCATTTGTTGATGTAGCCATATGTCCTGAAGTTGGGCCAGAGGTAATTATGGGCTCAACGCGAATGAAATCAGGAACAGCACAAAAATTGATTTTAAATATGATCTCTACAACTGCTATGATCCGTCTCGGAAAGGTTTATGAAAATTTGATGGTTGATCTTCAAATGACAAGTGAGAAGTTAAAAGAAAGAGCGAAAAGAGTTGTCATGATTGTTACGGGTGTTGATTATGAAACAGCGGAGAGATACTTAAAAGAAGCTGGTGGACATGCAAAAACCGCCATAGTTATGATAAAAACTGGCTGTTCAGCACAAGAAGCCCGAGAGAGATTGAGAAAAGCGGATGGATTTGTAAGAGCTGCAATTGAAGGAAAAACTTTGATAAAAATTTAG
- the mfd gene encoding transcription-repair coupling factor: protein MDLIERIFKIDKFEKLDRFLSESEDNQINLKNVAGSFFSFVVAHLYRVLNEKVIVLVQDEEFGRKIADDLNFIIGDDKVFEFIPDEDMLADDIDVLKVKFAYEYARGEKIIILSVKQVDEEVPISKDFNTFSLPISVGEKINYEHFVSFLAKSGFEKKKYVESRGDYSTRGSIIDVFGFIGEYPIRVEFLDDEIASIREFDIFTQRSLRNLNRTIIVPKIRNANVEMIKVSKLLDGSICVVEDKNLVVQAIDENIFDEIRCRKLINILRLEAGDLSENVIDFSSKAQPFFNSSMTLFSDEVSRLLKNGFEVYLLCDGKDQMERMRDLVEETMGFDEAMKVRFMEKSLNLGFILTKDRIAVFTEHEIFNRIKARNFLKYRKFKGITLHELDMLKIGDFVVHVDYGIGKFAGLQKIKINGVEQEAVRLEYADDGVLYVNLNYINRIKKYRGEEGVVPKLNKLGSAEWERLKERTKDSIKKVARDLIWLYAKRSYVKGFKFSPDNYLQKEMEASFIYEDTPDQRRATIEVKQDMESEKPMDRLICGDVGFGKTEVAIRASFKAVLDKKQVAVLVPTTILAHQHYKTFTERLKNYPVRIEVISRLIPKAKQVKIVEELSRGEIDIIIGTHRLLSNDIRFKDLGLLIIDEEHRFGVEAKEKLRKMKVNVDTLTLSATPIPRTLYFSLMGARDMSIINTPPPNRLPIITKIITLDSPKFRDIVKNAIYYEVSRGGQVYFVVDKIAEIEDIAKFLKEIVPELKFDVVHGKMKPSAIERVMLKFLEQKFDILISTKIIEAGIDIPNVNTIFIYNAHTFGLAEIYQLRGRVGRSNRQAYAYLLIPPVETIGTNAIRRLSAIEEFTELGSGLNLALKDMEIRGIGNLFGKEQTGFINSVGFDLYCKILEEAVEELKAQEFKDIFKNEKKLKKKFDAIVSVDLSIFIPDYYIDSDSERFNYYQKLYDAESLEEIEAIRDELEDRFGKPPEEVENLILVAKVKHLSEKNYIQRVEIGRDYVVVSLRNEVMESEVFRDIVDVFSRGASVKFEKSGKDMKLLLRFKYSISARQNLVKFYGLLEELFFQFSNNERNLAANP, encoded by the coding sequence ATGGACTTAATAGAGAGAATTTTCAAAATAGATAAGTTTGAAAAATTAGATAGATTTTTGAGCGAAAGCGAGGATAATCAAATAAATTTGAAAAATGTCGCCGGTTCTTTTTTCAGTTTCGTTGTGGCACACCTATATCGTGTTTTAAATGAAAAGGTTATCGTCCTTGTTCAAGATGAAGAATTTGGGCGCAAGATCGCGGACGATTTGAATTTTATTATCGGTGATGACAAAGTTTTTGAATTCATCCCAGATGAAGATATGCTTGCTGATGATATTGATGTTTTGAAAGTGAAATTTGCTTATGAATATGCTCGTGGAGAGAAAATTATCATTCTTTCTGTAAAACAAGTTGATGAGGAAGTTCCTATAAGTAAAGATTTTAACACTTTTTCCTTGCCAATTTCAGTTGGGGAGAAAATAAATTACGAGCATTTTGTTTCCTTTCTCGCTAAAAGTGGCTTTGAGAAAAAGAAATATGTTGAGTCAAGAGGAGATTACAGCACAAGGGGAAGCATAATTGATGTTTTCGGGTTTATAGGCGAATATCCTATAAGAGTTGAATTTTTAGACGATGAAATCGCATCAATAAGGGAATTTGATATTTTCACTCAAAGATCTCTGCGCAATCTGAATCGTACGATCATAGTTCCGAAAATTAGGAACGCAAATGTTGAGATGATTAAGGTTTCAAAATTATTAGATGGTTCTATTTGCGTTGTTGAAGATAAAAATCTTGTGGTTCAAGCAATTGATGAAAACATATTTGACGAGATCAGATGTAGAAAACTTATCAATATCTTACGACTTGAAGCTGGGGATTTAAGCGAAAATGTTATTGATTTTTCCTCAAAGGCACAGCCATTTTTCAACAGCAGTATGACCCTTTTTTCAGATGAAGTTTCAAGGTTGCTTAAAAATGGTTTTGAGGTTTATCTCCTTTGTGATGGAAAAGATCAGATGGAAAGAATGAGAGATCTTGTTGAGGAGACAATGGGATTTGATGAAGCGATGAAGGTTCGTTTTATGGAAAAATCGTTAAATTTGGGCTTTATTCTCACAAAAGATAGAATTGCTGTTTTCACAGAGCATGAGATTTTTAACAGGATAAAAGCGAGAAATTTCCTGAAATACCGAAAATTTAAGGGGATAACGCTTCACGAGCTTGATATGTTAAAGATTGGCGATTTCGTCGTTCATGTTGATTATGGAATCGGTAAATTTGCAGGGCTCCAAAAGATTAAGATAAACGGGGTTGAGCAGGAAGCAGTCCGACTTGAGTATGCCGATGATGGAGTTCTGTATGTGAATTTAAATTACATCAACAGGATAAAAAAGTATCGTGGTGAGGAAGGTGTTGTTCCAAAGCTAAATAAACTCGGCTCAGCGGAGTGGGAAAGGCTCAAAGAAAGAACAAAAGATAGCATAAAAAAAGTCGCAAGGGATCTGATATGGCTTTATGCAAAGAGAAGTTATGTGAAAGGTTTTAAATTCTCCCCCGATAATTACTTACAGAAAGAGATGGAAGCATCTTTTATTTACGAAGATACTCCTGACCAACGAAGGGCAACAATTGAAGTTAAGCAAGACATGGAAAGCGAGAAACCGATGGATAGATTAATTTGTGGAGATGTTGGATTTGGGAAAACTGAAGTTGCTATTAGAGCTTCCTTTAAAGCTGTTCTTGACAAAAAGCAAGTTGCGGTTTTGGTCCCCACGACAATTCTTGCACATCAACATTATAAGACATTTACAGAAAGATTAAAAAACTATCCAGTGAGGATAGAGGTCATTTCAAGATTGATCCCAAAAGCAAAACAAGTGAAAATAGTTGAAGAACTTTCAAGAGGTGAAATTGATATTATTATCGGGACACATAGGTTGCTTTCAAATGATATCAGGTTTAAGGATCTTGGCTTATTGATTATTGATGAAGAACATAGATTTGGGGTTGAAGCGAAGGAAAAATTAAGGAAGATGAAGGTTAATGTTGACACTTTAACTTTAAGTGCTACTCCGATTCCGAGGACACTGTATTTTTCACTTATGGGTGCAAGAGATATGTCAATAATTAATACACCACCTCCAAATCGGCTTCCGATAATTACAAAAATAATAACTTTGGATTCACCAAAATTTAGAGATATCGTGAAGAATGCAATTTACTATGAGGTAAGCAGAGGAGGACAAGTTTATTTCGTGGTTGATAAAATTGCTGAGATTGAGGATATTGCAAAATTTTTGAAGGAAATCGTCCCAGAGTTAAAGTTTGATGTTGTTCACGGGAAAATGAAACCATCCGCAATTGAAAGGGTGATGTTGAAATTTCTTGAGCAGAAGTTTGACATCTTGATTTCAACTAAAATAATTGAAGCGGGGATAGATATTCCAAATGTAAATACGATTTTCATTTACAATGCTCATACATTCGGTCTTGCAGAAATTTATCAACTTCGCGGAAGGGTCGGACGCTCAAATAGACAAGCGTATGCTTATCTTTTGATACCACCTGTTGAAACGATCGGGACAAACGCAATTAGAAGATTATCTGCGATTGAAGAATTCACAGAACTTGGTTCTGGATTAAATCTCGCTCTGAAAGATATGGAAATTCGCGGAATTGGGAATCTTTTTGGAAAGGAACAAACGGGATTTATAAACTCTGTTGGCTTTGACCTCTATTGTAAAATCCTTGAGGAAGCGGTGGAGGAATTGAAAGCACAGGAGTTTAAAGATATTTTCAAGAATGAGAAAAAGTTAAAGAAGAAATTTGATGCGATTGTTTCCGTTGATTTGAGCATTTTCATCCCGGATTATTACATTGATTCTGACTCTGAGCGTTTCAATTATTATCAGAAACTATACGATGCTGAAAGCCTTGAAGAGATTGAGGCGATAAGAGATGAACTTGAAGATAGATTTGGAAAGCCACCTGAAGAAGTTGAAAATTTAATTCTTGTTGCGAAAGTAAAGCATTTGAGCGAGAAAAACTACATTCAGCGAGTTGAAATAGGGAGGGATTATGTTGTTGTAAGTTTGCGAAATGAGGTGATGGAATCGGAAGTTTTTAGAGACATTGTTGATGTTTTTTCAAGAGGTGCAAGTGTAAAGTTTGAAAAGAGTGGCAAGGATATGAAGTTGTTGTTAAGATTTAAGTATTCAATTTCAGCAAGGCAAAATCTCGTGAAGTTCTACGGTTTGCTTGAAGAGTTATTCTTTCAATTTTCTAATAATGAAAGAAACCTCGCCGCCAATCCATAA
- the lexA gene encoding transcriptional repressor LexA has protein sequence MKKTLTEKQNLILEFIKKYTLENQKPPTIREICKKFNFKSTNAVYSILKSLEKKGYIQRTNLKSRNININDFKLNESHNEFKEIPLISTFDAQNPLAMFANLSGTIKLDPKLFSFSPQFALEVPDDGMQKDGIFKGDIAIVTQNQNIKNNSIVFAVVGSEGLIRRYKNDNGEIYLLPSSRGYETLKFNEGDKNLWIGGEVSFIIRKLKE, from the coding sequence ATGAAGAAAACGCTAACCGAAAAGCAAAATCTAATTCTTGAGTTCATCAAAAAATACACGCTTGAAAACCAAAAACCACCAACGATACGAGAAATCTGTAAAAAATTTAACTTCAAATCAACAAATGCCGTCTACTCAATCCTAAAGTCGCTTGAAAAAAAAGGATACATACAGCGAACGAATCTTAAGTCAAGAAACATAAACATCAACGACTTTAAACTTAACGAATCACATAACGAGTTTAAAGAAATACCTTTAATTTCAACATTTGATGCTCAAAATCCTTTAGCGATGTTTGCCAACTTGAGTGGGACTATCAAACTTGATCCAAAATTGTTTAGTTTTTCCCCACAATTTGCTCTTGAGGTCCCAGATGATGGAATGCAAAAAGATGGAATCTTCAAGGGGGACATCGCTATCGTAACACAAAATCAAAACATAAAAAACAATTCAATTGTGTTCGCCGTGGTTGGTAGCGAAGGGCTAATCCGTCGCTATAAAAACGATAACGGTGAAATTTACCTACTTCCGTCAAGCAGGGGTTACGAAACTTTGAAATTCAATGAAGGGGACAAAAACTTATGGATTGGCGGCGAGGTTTCTTTCATTATTAGAAAATTGAAAGAATAA
- the mraZ gene encoding division/cell wall cluster transcriptional repressor MraZ — protein sequence MSSFKGSYIYAVDEKGRVSIPARMRKYLSPEANETFVITRGTETCLFLFPLDEWEKLEKRLKELNTFNPQHRLLIRILLMWAVEVTLDNQSRIMIPKNLLEFAKIDKEALIIGALDRIEIWNPEVFNEYVNTQPESYESIAEKVLGLK from the coding sequence ATGTCGTCATTCAAAGGAAGTTACATATACGCAGTGGACGAGAAAGGACGCGTGAGTATCCCTGCAAGAATGCGGAAATATCTTTCGCCAGAAGCAAACGAGACATTTGTAATAACGAGAGGTACTGAAACTTGTCTTTTTCTCTTTCCGCTTGATGAATGGGAAAAACTTGAGAAAAGGTTAAAAGAATTAAATACATTTAATCCGCAACATCGTCTTCTGATAAGAATTCTTTTAATGTGGGCTGTTGAGGTTACGCTTGATAATCAATCAAGAATAATGATTCCTAAAAATCTTCTTGAGTTCGCAAAAATTGACAAAGAAGCACTTATCATAGGAGCACTTGATAGAATTGAGATATGGAACCCGGAAGTTTTTAATGAGTATGTAAACACTCAACCTGAAAGTTACGAAAGCATTGCAGAAAAAGTTTTGGGATTAAAATGA
- the rsmH gene encoding 16S rRNA (cytosine(1402)-N(4))-methyltransferase RsmH has protein sequence MTEKFFHIPVMLDEVMKFLITRDDGIYVDGTIGGGGHAEEILKRTKAKVIGFDIDPKAIEFASERLKIFKDRVVILNKNYADIKDSLRELGIEKITGFLLDLGVSSFQLDYGGGFSFRYEDKLDMRMDRSSDLTAEYILNNYSELEIADIIFKFGEEPKARAIAKEIVRYRRKKKIETTSELVKIIDKVASKKYRLKVLARVFQALRIAVNKELDNLKIALESVIDVLERGGRIVVISYHSLEDRIVKTFFKENEKKCVCSSGASECICGKVQVIKILTKKPIVPSENEISLNPRARSAKLRAGEKSI, from the coding sequence ATGACGGAAAAGTTTTTCCACATACCTGTTATGCTTGATGAAGTTATGAAATTTTTGATAACTCGTGACGATGGGATCTATGTTGATGGAACCATTGGAGGCGGAGGACATGCCGAAGAAATTTTAAAAAGAACGAAAGCGAAGGTAATTGGCTTTGATATTGATCCGAAAGCGATAGAGTTTGCAAGTGAAAGGTTAAAAATCTTTAAAGACAGAGTTGTGATCCTTAACAAAAATTATGCGGACATTAAAGATAGTTTGAGAGAACTCGGAATAGAGAAAATAACAGGCTTTTTGCTTGATCTTGGCGTTTCATCTTTTCAACTTGACTATGGAGGAGGTTTCAGCTTCAGATATGAAGACAAGCTTGATATGAGGATGGATAGATCTTCAGACTTGACAGCGGAATATATTTTAAACAATTATTCTGAACTGGAAATTGCTGACATAATTTTCAAATTTGGGGAGGAACCAAAAGCTAGAGCAATTGCGAAGGAGATTGTAAGATACAGAAGGAAAAAAAAGATAGAAACCACGAGTGAGCTTGTGAAGATAATTGATAAAGTTGCGAGCAAAAAATACAGATTGAAAGTTCTCGCAAGGGTTTTTCAGGCTTTGAGAATTGCGGTGAACAAAGAGCTTGATAACTTAAAAATTGCGCTTGAGTCAGTTATAGATGTTCTTGAGAGAGGCGGAAGGATTGTTGTTATCTCGTATCATTCGCTTGAGGATAGAATTGTGAAAACATTTTTTAAAGAAAACGAGAAAAAGTGTGTTTGTTCATCTGGCGCTTCAGAATGTATCTGTGGAAAAGTTCAAGTTATAAAAATTTTAACGAAGAAGCCGATCGTGCCAAGCGAAAATGAAATAAGCTTAAATCCGAGGGCAAGAAGTGCAAAATTAAGAGCCGGAGAAAAATCAATTTAA
- a CDS encoding FtsL-like putative cell division protein produces the protein MSKEKDKISGAKILLFLLISGAIIVAYIWNSYIVDKRTDEIIKLERKIEQLNVEKLILEARYEKLVSVNYVVPYAKQKLGLTFPRENPKEIIVRK, from the coding sequence ATGAGCAAGGAGAAGGATAAAATAAGTGGAGCAAAAATTTTGTTGTTTCTCCTGATCAGTGGTGCAATCATAGTTGCGTATATATGGAATTCTTACATTGTTGATAAACGAACCGATGAAATTATCAAACTTGAACGAAAGATTGAGCAGTTAAATGTAGAAAAGTTGATTCTTGAAGCAAGATATGAAAAACTTGTCTCGGTTAATTATGTTGTTCCATATGCGAAGCAGAAACTTGGGCTTACTTTTCCAAGAGAAAATCCGAAAGAAATTATAGTAAGAAAGTGA
- a CDS encoding transpeptidase family protein: protein MLVVLRLVKVQIFDHNYYASISNVQYFTKITLPAKRGLIFDREGRILVTNHIISDIAADPFYLKKIGADVDKIAENLVKIFGGEKRYYIEKLKESKKRFVWLVRNATSEEIAKFDEFINALKTRREREIYRGLIKIEKFKRYYPYDKLASHVLGVVNTDGKALMGIELEFDEILKGKDGYMKLTRNALGDIKAAGGVEKVEPIDGYSLELTIDVGVQTIIEEELERAVKEFEAKSGVVIVVDPWTGDILGLANYPNFDANNYWLFDSESFKNRAIVDAFEPGSTFKIVPSSLLLEKDPTKLYSKVDAEGGESVIRGVKVVDFKPNKVLSFEEVLKYSSNIGIAKLGLELDKVEFYRHIKNFGFGTYTGILLPAEERGEVKVPDQWSPATKIYLSFGYELRATPLQITMAYASIANGGILIQPRLVRKVLDSEGKIVKSFPVIKVRRVISERTTEILKNILEKVVNEGTGIQARVDGLRVAGKTGTAQIYEFGFYSKTHYRASFVGFFPVDKPKYVCFVMLESPKKNYAGGVVAAPVFKRIAEQLSKISLISVESEEKSYVLNKTQGSPYKERKDDDVKKTMDNRLMPNLKNLSVRSALEKVSALDMKVNIVGSGIVVDQVPKPGTKIKPGTECTLYCRDDLK from the coding sequence GTGCTTGTTGTTTTGCGACTTGTTAAGGTTCAAATCTTTGATCATAATTATTATGCTTCTATTTCAAATGTTCAGTATTTTACCAAGATAACCTTGCCAGCGAAGCGCGGGTTGATATTTGATAGAGAGGGACGGATTCTTGTGACGAATCACATAATATCTGATATAGCTGCAGATCCATTTTATCTAAAGAAGATCGGTGCTGATGTAGATAAAATTGCGGAAAACCTCGTGAAAATTTTCGGGGGAGAGAAAAGATATTACATTGAGAAGTTGAAAGAAAGCAAAAAGAGGTTTGTTTGGCTTGTTAGAAATGCAACGAGCGAGGAAATCGCAAAGTTTGATGAATTTATCAATGCATTAAAAACGCGTCGCGAGAGGGAAATTTATCGTGGGCTAATTAAAATAGAAAAGTTCAAAAGATATTATCCGTATGACAAACTTGCAAGCCATGTGCTCGGTGTGGTAAATACTGATGGTAAGGCATTGATGGGAATTGAACTTGAATTTGATGAGATTTTAAAAGGTAAGGATGGATATATGAAATTGACAAGAAATGCACTCGGAGATATCAAAGCAGCTGGTGGAGTTGAGAAAGTTGAACCAATTGATGGATATAGTTTAGAGTTAACTATTGATGTAGGCGTTCAAACAATAATTGAGGAAGAACTTGAGAGGGCAGTAAAAGAATTTGAAGCCAAGAGCGGTGTCGTAATAGTTGTTGATCCGTGGACGGGTGATATACTTGGATTGGCAAATTATCCAAATTTTGATGCAAATAACTATTGGCTTTTTGATTCAGAAAGTTTCAAAAACAGAGCTATTGTTGACGCTTTTGAGCCAGGTTCAACATTTAAAATTGTCCCATCTTCACTTTTACTTGAAAAGGATCCTACAAAGTTATATTCAAAAGTTGATGCGGAAGGTGGGGAAAGCGTGATAAGAGGAGTTAAGGTCGTTGACTTTAAACCGAATAAAGTTTTGAGTTTTGAGGAAGTTTTGAAGTATTCAAGCAATATAGGGATAGCCAAGTTGGGACTTGAGCTTGATAAAGTTGAATTTTACAGACATATAAAGAACTTTGGCTTCGGAACTTACACTGGAATTTTGCTTCCAGCTGAGGAGCGAGGTGAGGTTAAAGTTCCTGATCAATGGTCCCCAGCAACGAAAATTTACCTGTCTTTTGGATATGAGCTGAGAGCAACGCCACTTCAAATTACAATGGCTTACGCAAGCATCGCAAACGGTGGAATTTTAATTCAACCAAGATTAGTGCGAAAGGTACTTGACTCGGAGGGTAAAATTGTTAAGAGTTTTCCAGTGATCAAAGTCAGGAGGGTCATTTCGGAAAGGACAACAGAGATTTTAAAGAACATCCTTGAAAAGGTTGTAAATGAGGGCACAGGAATCCAAGCGAGGGTTGATGGTTTAAGAGTTGCTGGAAAAACAGGAACAGCGCAGATATACGAATTCGGTTTTTATTCAAAGACGCATTATCGTGCGTCATTTGTTGGATTTTTCCCCGTTGATAAGCCAAAATATGTTTGTTTTGTTATGCTTGAATCTCCAAAGAAAAATTATGCTGGTGGCGTTGTCGCAGCACCTGTTTTCAAAAGAATTGCCGAACAATTATCAAAGATTTCGCTAATTAGTGTTGAATCGGAAGAGAAAAGTTATGTTTTGAACAAAACTCAGGGAAGCCCTTATAAAGAGAGAAAAGATGATGATGTGAAAAAAACTATGGACAATAGATTGATGCCTAATTTAAAAAATTTAAGCGTTCGCTCGGCGCTTGAAAAGGTCTCGGCCTTGGATATGAAAGTCAATATCGTTGGTTCTGGAATTGTCGTGGATCAAGTTCCAAAACCGGGGACGAAGATAAAGCCCGGGACTGAGTGTACTCTCTATTGTCGTGATGATTTAAAATAA
- a CDS encoding UDP-N-acetylmuramoyl-L-alanyl-D-glutamate--2,6-diaminopimelate ligase, with protein sequence MRLAEILKYLKIKKFTGDDAVEIRGIAYDSRRVQEGDLFVAIKGLNVDGHRFVPEAVLAGAIAVVLEDDILEDGYFIERGVAKILVADSRKALAIISSAFYGFPSKKLKLVGVTGTNGKTTTTHLVKSVLESAGLKTGLIGTINYVIGDEVIPAGQTTPEALELNLFLSKMVEKGISACSMEVSSHALALDRVYGLDFDVGVFTNLTQDHLDFHQTFEAYFQAKKILFDSLKQSAYAIFNIDDPNGERIVSDTKATKLSYGKSERADVRVIDINMNFDGTKIVVQTPTKDALEIHSKLIGEFNVYNILSAVAVGYALGIKYEDIKNGIENLENVKGRFEKIISPDGYTVIIDYAHTPDALEKCIDTILRLRKQVGGGKLITVFGCGGDRDKGKRPIMGRISTEKSDITVITSDNPRFEDPEKIISDILEGVKKDSVYYIFVDRKEAIERALEMAEKGDIVLIAGKGHEEYQIVRDVKIPFSDSQVVFEFFQTKRKEQV encoded by the coding sequence ATGAGGCTAGCTGAAATTTTAAAATATCTTAAGATCAAAAAATTTACAGGTGATGACGCGGTAGAAATAAGAGGAATTGCTTATGATTCGCGTCGTGTTCAAGAGGGAGACCTTTTCGTTGCGATAAAAGGTTTGAATGTTGATGGACACAGGTTTGTTCCAGAGGCGGTGTTAGCTGGAGCTATTGCGGTCGTCCTTGAAGATGACATTTTAGAAGATGGGTATTTCATTGAAAGAGGCGTTGCAAAAATTTTAGTTGCTGATTCAAGGAAGGCGCTTGCTATTATTTCATCAGCGTTTTACGGTTTTCCGTCAAAAAAGTTGAAACTTGTCGGTGTGACGGGGACAAATGGAAAAACTACGACGACGCATCTTGTTAAATCGGTTCTTGAATCCGCTGGTTTAAAAACTGGGTTGATCGGGACAATAAATTATGTAATCGGAGATGAGGTCATACCAGCTGGGCAAACGACCCCTGAGGCACTTGAACTTAATTTGTTTTTAAGCAAGATGGTTGAAAAGGGTATCTCAGCCTGTTCAATGGAGGTTTCATCACATGCTTTGGCGCTTGACAGAGTTTATGGGCTTGATTTTGATGTCGGAGTTTTTACAAACTTAACACAAGATCATCTTGATTTCCATCAGACATTTGAGGCATATTTCCAGGCAAAGAAAATTTTATTTGATTCCTTAAAACAATCTGCTTATGCAATTTTTAACATTGACGATCCAAACGGAGAGAGAATTGTTTCGGATACTAAAGCGACGAAGTTATCTTACGGAAAAAGCGAAAGAGCCGATGTTAGAGTTATAGACATTAATATGAACTTTGATGGGACGAAAATAGTAGTTCAAACACCAACGAAAGATGCGTTGGAGATACACTCAAAGCTAATTGGTGAATTTAATGTTTATAATATCCTTTCCGCAGTTGCGGTCGGCTATGCCCTCGGAATTAAATATGAAGATATTAAGAATGGAATTGAAAATCTTGAAAATGTGAAAGGGAGATTTGAAAAGATAATTTCGCCAGATGGATACACTGTGATAATTGACTACGCTCATACGCCAGATGCACTTGAAAAGTGTATTGATACAATTTTAAGGTTAAGAAAACAAGTTGGTGGAGGTAAATTGATAACTGTTTTTGGATGTGGCGGTGACAGGGATAAAGGCAAAAGACCGATAATGGGAAGGATTTCAACTGAGAAAAGCGATATAACTGTAATAACTTCAGACAATCCGAGGTTTGAGGATCCAGAGAAAATTATTTCGGACATTCTTGAAGGAGTTAAGAAAGATTCAGTTTATTACATTTTTGTTGATCGTAAGGAGGCAATTGAAAGAGCGCTTGAGATGGCTGAAAAGGGCGATATTGTTTTAATTGCTGGAAAAGGACATGAAGAGTATCAAATCGTAAGAGATGTTAAGATTCCTTTCAGCGATAGTCAAGTTGTTTTTGAGTTCTTTCAAACAAAAAGAAAGGAACAAGTTTGA